The Rhodamnia argentea isolate NSW1041297 chromosome 10, ASM2092103v1, whole genome shotgun sequence sequence TCTGTGCATCCTATGTTGGACGAGCCCTTTATACAGAACCTGCCTGTTCGCCGGCATGTCGAAACCCTGATCAGTCTTGGCTTGGCATTTCGATCGCCTGTACTCTCTGTTGTTCGACGATGGCTCAATCACGTCCTCCGCGAACTGGACCTTCTTTTTGGTCTTGTACTTCTGTGATGTTCCCAATCCTAAAACGCGACAGAACTTATTTCCATAAGAAAGGAAATGGAAGTGATCTAAGCATGTTCATGACCTTTTTTCCTAGAGAgaaaaggagggagagagagagagagagagagagagagagagagagagagagaggaaaatgaagaattaattaaTACCCTGAAGTTCAGACTCGATCTTCTTCATGAAATCAGAGAGCAAGCGCTTCTGGACTTGAAGGGCAATGAGGGCTACGCTTCCTGAGACTGCACAGACCGCCAACAGCCCCACTCCCATTGaattctccatctctctctctctctctctctctctctccaagcaACAATTATGAGATCAAAGTTGTCCCTTGAGACTCACggaagaaaagatagaaaagaaagagagggggtctgaatgaatttttctatttttatatcgTTGAGAAGATGAGAAGTTGCTGGTTTTCAACCAGTTGCTGCGTGGAGAccgggagagagaagaagaagatcatttAAGGGTTTAAAAAATGGGCGGTTCATACAAAGAAGCAACCATGACCATCTACCCAATCAGACAgcgagaggaggaggaaaagaagatGCGAACGAAGGTTAAAGAAGGAACTCGATTGACCGATGCTTAGAGATTGGCGACATATGAAactgatttaatttttcttttttaaaaaaagattattttttttcatttttctcgtgTGATCTAATGACCCTTTTGCTTTTTATGTAATTGGGTAGCTACCCATCTTTATTTTTTGATGTCAAAAGGCATGCCTGCCCTAGAAAACAAGCGAGCACCATTCTTTTTCCTTGGAGGCCAATGataacaaaagagagagaaaaaacacCACTTAGTCAACGGCTGCCAAAACCATTTGCCCATCACCCCCCGGCTCTTGAGATTTGACAATTCTTCTGGGAAAAAATGGGCttcttattttgcttttttcactttcatttggtttgatttgatttttttttttccgtcgaagtttgatttgatttgttaccTTGAAAATTTCACTTAGGACTCTTTCACAaggaaaaattgctaaaaaagtcataaacttattgcaattatgcaaattcagtccttaaatcgtttgcatttatgtcaattcactcTATTTGGTCATTTGCCTTTGGCGTGGATAGTTTTTAATGATattgtaatattatttatttatttttattttctttttccttttttctttttttttctgtctttttttatctttccccccgtggccggtgagggcttcGCGACCCTCGGTTGACCTTGCCCAGCCGGGAGACAGCGGCCATGGCCTCGCCAATCGAGGGAGAGGTCGCCTTTGCCCACTATCGCGATGGCCTTGTCCGGCCCGGGTGAGGCGCGAAGCCCTCACCCGTCACaagggggaaataaaaaaagaaaaagacggaaagaaaagaaaaacataaaaaataaataaataaatattattgaaaaaggtTAACGTCAACGCCGGCTGGTCAAATGCacttaattagcacaaatgcaaatgtttaaattgaattggtaaaaaaaaaaattttaggctgaattggcacacatgtaatatgtttatgacttgtTTCCTAAATTTTAGAGATTCTCTTGATGACAGAAATTTTTATTGGTTGTGTACTTTTGCTGATTTAGGGATACTCTTTGAGGTTTATGTAACATGCAGATATTTTCATGAAGATGTTCGTCTCGTCTTAGGGAATTGTCGGGACCTCATGGGAGACATGCAAAGGTTTTTCACATTTGAGGTGTCACTTGGGTGGCATTCTTGAGTTAGTCCCACAAAACtgcaaacgaaaaaagaaaaaaaaaaaagatagggcCCAAGGTTGAGGATTTTTCTCCGTGATTTCCTCTCTTTGTTCTGTACATTCGAAGTAAATTCTAGATTCTAACAAGTGGATGGCTCCTGATTGCTCGGGTTATTCCCTCAAGCGTAAGGAAACCTCATTTCTATCTACAACATCATCCGAAATGCATTCAGACAAACTTTTGTTTCTTCAGACAAACTTTTGTTTCTTCCCCTTAGCTGGAAGGGGTTAAAGTGTAAGGCTGCGCTTGGTGCTCGGTATAAGAGGTTGGAGACATAATTTATCCTACCCCGATATTTGACGACACATCTTGGACGGATAAACCCTATCTTAGGACgtgaaataaaataatcttgTAGCCCCACGGATGGGATAGTTTTAACCCACCtaaatttgattgaaaattcaaataatttaaaaaagcaTATATGAGCTGTTAGTTAGTGGCACCGCCATGACACGGCTGTAGATCGTTGCTCGATGGCCGGCGACCTTAGACGACCACCGTGCGGTGGTGTCGACTCCGGGGCGACCCTCGGATGATTAGTTGCTCGAGAGTTTCACGCACCATCAGCATGCATGATGGATAGATTTGGGCACCGTGGACGATTGTTGTGGCCATCTTGCTTCTTGGTGGTCGCACCTTGAGGCGACGGCGAACGCCGCATGTCGTCGTCGCTCAACGGATCCTCTAGTGAGCCAAATCCGTTTGAGCAATCAATGTGACAGGAGTCGACAACCGTGGTGACCACCATGGCTAGACAACTTCCCACCCCACTACGGAGGAACCATGGAAAAATGGCGACCATCACCACGGGCGGTGGTCGTTGTGCACACAGAGTCTAATAAGATTTCCTTTTTCTACAACCCTAACCTAATACTTTTCTGGCCAAACAACATTGCACTTTAGTCCATTTCAGGCTCTGTCCCACTCGGGCAGTGCAAGCAAATACCGAGCAGGCAACTCCATGCCCACGACTTCGTTTCCTTGGAGATTCGTGCAGCGAAAGAtcttgaatttgaaattttcttcgcTAAAAACTATTATCTTAAATGAAGGTATTCCTGCTTGAATAACGACTGAAGCAACTATTTTtgacgtgaaaaaaaaaaaaaaaaaccatcgaCCGGAGTGGGATAGAAGTCGGCATCTTGGATCAAGGAATCGATTTGGTCGAGGCTGGCCGGCCTCGGTAGAATTTTTAGTTTTCCTCGAAAAGGGTGACATGACCAAGTGATTGAGTAGGACAACAGAGTCAATTTTTGCATGGACCAAGACCTGGTCGTAGTCGTACCATTATCCAGAGGGAACCCTTCCAACCACCGCATTATTTTGGACATTTTAATGTGTTCATATGAACGTGGCGTAGCAAACTCTGCCTATGGAAATTGACCCCCGAAGATAAAGAAAGGCTCGTCGATCCCATTCAAGTTCAATGCATCTCCATCTACTTTCCGCAACGCCCAACAACAATTTTAGACTAGAATTTCTGTTTTAAAAGTATTTATGGAACAGAAGTCTTTTTGATTGCgtaccttcattttttttttttgttttaaaaatagttttagagcctttttttttgttaaatttttgaagctacgtaaaaaaattaaaaaaatttgcttctctctaaaagtaaaaaaataaatttttaacaagaaattaatttttacaaTAGAAGTGTTGTCACGGACACCCTCAGATGTCAAGTCACATCCAAAAAGTGGAAAAATAGAAGTGAAGCCCAGTCatatacttcttcttcttcttcttccatgtgCTCCCCCATCAGCCCGTCTTTATTTACTACACTTCCATGGCCTACACCGCCAACGCTCACTCACCACCGTGACCCACCGTCTGCTGCCACCACCTTGTCGTTTATCCGTCGTTACCCTCTTTCTAAGAGCCTTGTATCCGAAGCCGAGAGGCTACTGTACCTTCGAATGAAAATTGTTATGATCTAGGCAAAAGGTCGCGACACCTCAAATTTGAGGTCATCGCGGCTTAGACTAGAGGCCATCGTGCTGACGGCGATGATTTTGAGCTTGTCTTGTAATGCGCTTAAATAGAACCTTTCAAATAGATGGTGCTTGGCGAAGGTGGCAAAGGACGGTGCCCATTTCTTTTCTCATGTTGGATGATTGTTTCGAGCAAAACTATAATTATagggaaaagtttcaaaaaagttctaaacttgttaaatggatatcaatttagttataaatcttttactCTAATCAATTTAATACTGaatcttttaaaatatatatcaaCCATCCGACATTGCATGATCGGCGctaaagtgaacaatttttaatcataccttttgaatttttctataattttttggttctttcctttttctttgtcgttctatttttattttttttttctatggctGAGGGCCGGCAGACCATTGCacaatttaaattttcaaatgaatGGACTTCAAGAAAAGCCCCGATCTGCCTTTAAACTTTTAGGATTGACAAGCAAAGTGGTATACgatttcttcatatttttcttttgaaatttaagTAGATATATT is a genomic window containing:
- the LOC115726670 gene encoding uncharacterized protein LOC115726670, which translates into the protein MENSMGVGLLAVCAVSGSVALIALQVQKRLLSDFMKKIESELQGLGTSQKYKTKKKVQFAEDVIEPSSNNREYRRSKCQAKTDQGFDMPANRQVLYKGLVQHRMHRGCSAL